The nucleotide sequence CAGCTATTTTTTTATGAGCCAACATAATAATGTTTCCAAAGGTTTGTCTTGATATCCTCATCTTTTTCGCAGCTTCTTCCTGATAGAGTCCTTCAAGGTCAGCCAATCTTATGGCTTCAAACTCATCAATGGTTAAAACTATTTCATCTAAAACCGAAAGAGGAATGCCTCTCGGCTTAAAATAATCTGCCTGTGGATTGCCGCAAACACGCCTGCATTTACATGGCCGGGACATATATTTTCCTTTTTATTATTGGCATATGCTAATAATATAAAATAGCAACGATAATGTCAAGAGAGGTGGAGTAAATATCCCACGAGCTTACGCTCGGGGCATTTAAATTCCTAACTCAAGCTTCGCTTGTCCAATATCTTCTTTGCCTTGTTGCTCTATATAGTCTTTTATCACGCGTTCATTGATTCCAACGGTCGAAACAAAGTATC is from Elusimicrobiota bacterium and encodes:
- a CDS encoding DUF134 domain-containing protein, producing MSRPCKCRRVCGNPQADYFKPRGIPLSVLDEIVLTIDEFEAIRLADLEGLYQEEAAKKMRISRQTFGNIIMLAHKKIADAIVNAKALRIEGGAVKMMRKYRMCGK